One window of the Candidatus Jettenia sp. genome contains the following:
- a CDS encoding transposase, translating to MISPSEINYLLLANGKSLEPLSEQILRAGLPKSTYAHLDESGWKTQGVSKHLWTICTNTFSYFQIHPRRNFSVANELVSFNSLLRKNG from the coding sequence GTGATAAGTCCTTCAGAAATCAATTATCTGCTTCTTGCCAATGGAAAGAGTCTGGAGCCGCTCAGTGAGCAGATTCTCAGAGCGGGTTTACCGAAGAGTACGTATGCTCACCTTGATGAATCGGGATGGAAGACACAAGGGGTTTCAAAACATCTCTGGACGATCTGTACCAATACGTTTAGTTACTTTCAAATTCATCCCAGGAGAAATTTTTCTGTCGCAAATGAGCTTGTATCTTTCAATTCATTGCTGAGAAAAAACGGTTAG
- a CDS encoding DUF433 domain-containing protein, with amino-acid sequence MKKEGKMDSKQLLDRITINPEVMVGKPAIRGLRITVEQILKALAAGITVQELLEDYPELETEDIQAVLLYAAFAFIRPSGL; translated from the coding sequence ATGAAAAAAGAAGGAAAGATGGATTCCAAACAATTATTGGACAGAATTACCATTAATCCAGAAGTAATGGTTGGTAAACCAGCTATCAGAGGGTTAAGAATTACTGTCGAACAAATTTTGAAGGCATTAGCTGCTGGGATTACGGTACAGGAACTACTTGAAGATTACCCTGAATTAGAGACTGAAGATATCCAAGCCGTTTTACTTTATGCTGCTTTCGCGTTTATTAGGCCTTCTGGCCTCTAA
- a CDS encoding transposase: protein MRLFVYQHLIDELKKRLHLTAQKKKKKLLMYLKYPAVSPENNCTERALRHAVVICKISHSARSEDS, encoded by the coding sequence ATGAGATTATTTGTGTATCAACACCTTATTGATGAATTAAAGAAACGGCTCCACTTAACAGCTCAAAAGAAGAAGAAGAAACTCTTGATGTATCTCAAATACCCTGCTGTTTCCCCTGAGAATAATTGTACAGAGAGAGCGCTCAGGCATGCGGTAGTAATTTGTAAAATTAGTCATAGCGCTCGATCGGAAGATAGTTAA
- a CDS encoding type II toxin-antitoxin system HicA family toxin, which produces MTKVPSLNYGQVINALHRDGWIVVRQKGSHIRLQKRAAEKILKLTVPAHNPIKDLRYLIS; this is translated from the coding sequence ATGACAAAAGTTCCTAGTTTGAATTACGGACAGGTCATTAACGCTTTGCATCGGGATGGATGGATAGTTGTCCGCCAAAAAGGTAGTCACATACGTTTGCAGAAACGTGCAGCAGAAAAAATACTAAAGCTCACCGTTCCAGCACACAATCCTATCAAGGATCTACGTTATCTCATATCATGA
- a CDS encoding type II toxin-antitoxin system HicB family antitoxin has translation MKIQVILEPSDEGGYTAIVPALPGCISEGNTKEEALENIREAIELYLEPIEDDLRFNPNIQVLEIAI, from the coding sequence ATGAAAATTCAAGTAATTTTAGAACCAAGTGATGAAGGTGGATATACTGCAATCGTTCCAGCACTTCCTGGCTGTATAAGCGAAGGCAATACCAAGGAAGAGGCATTGGAAAACATTAGAGAAGCTATTGAGTTATATCTTGAACCAATTGAAGATGATTTGAGGTTTAACCCAAATATACAGGTCTTAGAAATTGCCATATGA
- a CDS encoding hemolysin family protein, with amino-acid sequence MEWIIVIILLFFNGVLSCIEMAFASTNVPLLRDMAFKGNKTAKIFLDLRARPERTFAVIQIGITLIGALSAALGGGKVIKSILPYMKGFLGISGTTAEFVGIVLFVIPFTFFSVIIGELIPKAIAIRYPEEVSLASSRLLTIMTKIATPVVHILEQSTVKFLSLVGINSFLSSEEGAGVSELSLRSLHSFHRDYILNLFTLRFKKASEAMVPFSRVTTVRNSMGKEEILKIIIDCGHTRLPVISGEIEPQVIGILHTKEFIAMMDTKTEFSLTSLLRKPYFVNLNESILKMLKDFQGNRIHMAIVRQDNQIMGIVTLEDIVEEVLGEIYDEDDDGRVKRDWKQRVSTRRNQMKG; translated from the coding sequence ATGGAATGGATAATAGTAATTATATTGCTTTTTTTTAATGGTGTACTTTCATGTATAGAAATGGCATTTGCCTCTACCAATGTCCCGCTTTTAAGAGATATGGCTTTTAAAGGTAATAAAACTGCCAAAATATTCCTTGATTTACGAGCACGCCCGGAAAGGACCTTTGCTGTTATCCAGATAGGTATTACTCTGATTGGGGCTTTATCTGCAGCGCTTGGAGGTGGCAAAGTAATAAAATCTATTCTGCCATATATGAAGGGCTTTTTAGGGATTTCCGGAACAACGGCTGAATTTGTTGGAATTGTACTTTTCGTTATCCCATTCACCTTTTTTTCCGTTATTATCGGCGAGTTGATACCGAAAGCGATCGCAATCCGTTACCCCGAAGAGGTATCTTTGGCTTCTAGCCGGCTCTTAACGATTATGACAAAGATTGCAACACCTGTTGTCCATATCCTGGAGCAATCAACAGTAAAATTTCTTTCGCTCGTAGGTATTAACTCGTTCCTTTCTTCGGAAGAAGGAGCGGGGGTATCAGAACTTTCTTTAAGATCTCTGCACTCATTTCACAGAGATTACATTTTGAATTTATTTACTTTACGCTTTAAGAAAGCATCAGAGGCCATGGTTCCCTTTTCCCGGGTAACAACAGTTCGAAACTCTATGGGCAAGGAAGAAATATTAAAAATTATTATTGATTGCGGACACACAAGACTGCCCGTCATATCAGGCGAAATCGAGCCCCAGGTAATTGGTATTCTTCACACAAAGGAATTTATCGCTATGATGGATACCAAAACAGAATTCTCTTTAACCAGCTTACTCCGTAAACCTTACTTTGTAAATCTGAATGAATCCATTCTCAAAATGCTTAAGGATTTCCAGGGAAATCGGATTCATATGGCCATCGTACGTCAAGACAATCAAATTATGGGCATTGTAACATTGGAGGATATTGTAGAAGAAGTCTTAGGTGAAATTTATGACGAAGATGACGATGGAAGAGTGAAAAGAGACTGGAAACAAAGGGTTAGCACGAGAAGAAACCAAATGAAAGGTTAG
- the thiE gene encoding thiamine phosphate synthase, with amino-acid sequence MTIKQNCLKDFSDIKLYVIISSNLVKKPVLTTLEGVIQGGADVVQLREKTMSDSTFLTLAKEFKKITSQSKTLFIVNDRAEIAKKVDADGLHIGQSDINISAARKIIGYSKIVGISTHTIVQAREAQREGADYISVGPIFYTGTKDYEPPVGLDYLKQVKREITIPFVAIGGINLENISDILNAGGSCLAICSAIICSDTIVQTTRSFKTQLIQYSLSLKSKHL; translated from the coding sequence ATGACAATTAAACAAAATTGTTTGAAAGATTTTTCAGACATAAAGCTCTATGTCATAATAAGTTCTAACCTTGTCAAGAAACCTGTATTAACAACGTTGGAAGGTGTTATTCAAGGCGGCGCAGATGTAGTACAATTACGGGAAAAGACAATGTCTGATAGTACATTTCTTACTTTAGCCAAGGAGTTTAAGAAAATAACCTCCCAATCGAAAACTCTTTTTATTGTAAATGATCGAGCGGAGATTGCAAAAAAAGTAGATGCAGATGGATTGCATATTGGTCAATCTGATATAAATATCTCTGCTGCACGCAAGATCATTGGGTATAGCAAAATAGTAGGGATCTCTACCCATACTATCGTTCAGGCACGAGAGGCACAAAGGGAAGGCGCAGATTATATAAGCGTTGGGCCTATTTTTTACACAGGAACAAAAGATTATGAACCTCCTGTAGGTCTGGATTATTTAAAACAGGTAAAACGAGAAATTACTATTCCCTTTGTTGCTATTGGCGGCATTAATCTTGAAAATATCTCTGATATATTAAACGCTGGAGGATCATGCCTCGCAATTTGTTCTGCAATTATTTGCAGTGATACTATTGTGCAGACAACACGCTCCTTTAAAACACAACTCATTCAATACTCATTATCTCTTAAAAGCAAACATTTATAG